Part of the Paenibacillus sp. YPG26 genome, ATTTAGCACACTTGGTAAAATCGGGTGACATCTGCTAACTAATTGTTTCACGTGGAACACAAAAATTCCCAAAAAAAATAACACCTCTATATTAGAGGTGTCTTTAATGGGGTGCCCGCTTTTCGCGGATACTTTTTAGGTGTTGGAGCAGTTTTTTTGATCAGAATTATATGACGCTCTGAATTCTCTACAGGAAGATTGAAGTTATGACTTTCCTTCAAAGATCCTTTTAGCTCCTTCATACTGAATGCAGCTTCCTTCATCTCCTCTTCAGGATCATTGCCTTTCATGGCGGCAAAGGCTCCTCCGGGCTTCACAAATGGAAGACAGAACTCATTTAATACGGCTAGGCGTGCAACAGCTCTTGCCGTAGCGAGATCGTAAGAATCACGATGCTCTGGCAGTCTGGCGATATCTTCTGCCCGGCCATGAATGAGCTGAACATCCTTCAACTCAAGCTCGTTCACCACGTGCTGGAGGAATGAGATTCGCTTGTTAAGTGAATCCACAATGGTAAGCTTGAGATGGGGAAATACGATTTTGAGTGGAATGCCTGGAAATCCAGCTCCCGATCCTACGTCAATCATACGATTTACGGAATCCATTTCTTTATAGAAAGCAAGTGTTAATGAATCATAAAAGTGCTTCACATACACTTGATCCCGCTCCGTAATTCCAGTTAGATTCATTTTCTCATTCCAGGATACGAGTTCCCGGAAGTAGATCTCAAATTGTTCAAGCTGGGGCTCACTTAGGTGAATCCCCTTCGCCTGGATCAAACTAACAAAATTGGATTGAACTAAATCCATAGCTTATCCTCCTGCAGCAGTTACACGGTTGT contains:
- the rsmG gene encoding 16S rRNA (guanine(527)-N(7))-methyltransferase RsmG, which translates into the protein MDLVQSNFVSLIQAKGIHLSEPQLEQFEIYFRELVSWNEKMNLTGITERDQVYVKHFYDSLTLAFYKEMDSVNRMIDVGSGAGFPGIPLKIVFPHLKLTIVDSLNKRISFLQHVVNELELKDVQLIHGRAEDIARLPEHRDSYDLATARAVARLAVLNEFCLPFVKPGGAFAAMKGNDPEEEMKEAAFSMKELKGSLKESHNFNLPVENSERHIILIKKTAPTPKKYPRKAGTPLKTPLI